A stretch of Methanomassiliicoccales archaeon DNA encodes these proteins:
- a CDS encoding CBS domain-containing protein: MLSGKPFSSLKVADAHELINSKPPAVLKNATLREAIEALLANPLSRNVYVIDTEGNLAGAVTVETLLKHIGYRAGVRENSAKAFIALLRDSLKEQVEEVMKRTKPVTMDTPLKEALYIMLDEHMTDLPIVDQDYKLIGELIGLEMITAAKHLFASKP, translated from the coding sequence ATGCTATCTGGCAAACCATTCTCCTCGTTAAAAGTTGCTGATGCCCATGAACTCATTAATTCTAAACCTCCAGCCGTATTGAAAAATGCCACTTTGCGTGAGGCGATTGAGGCTTTGTTAGCAAATCCATTATCAAGGAATGTTTATGTCATTGATACAGAAGGAAATCTTGCTGGCGCAGTGACAGTAGAGACGTTGTTGAAACATATTGGCTATCGTGCAGGTGTCAGAGAAAATAGCGCCAAAGCTTTTATCGCACTGCTTCGGGATTCGCTAAAGGAGCAGGTAGAAGAGGTAATGAAAAGGACCAAACCCGTAACGATGGATACACCATTAAAAGAAGCTCTCTATATAATGCTTGACGAGCATATGACGGATTTACCGATAGTAGATCAAGATTATAAATTAATAGGAGAGCTAATAGGTTTAGAAATGATCACTGCCGCAAAACATCTTTTCGCATCAAAGCCCTGA
- a CDS encoding HesA/MoeB/ThiF family protein, with protein MNLDEKFSLTQSEVIRYNRQIIIDNFGETSQVKLRNSKVAVIGVGGLGCPAALYLAAAGIGKLILIDDQYPDLSNLNRQILYWKDDLALKKKKVESAALKLKELNDEVEISIVPKRLSLGNANTLLTDVDVILDCTDNSTAKVALNSFCVAQRKPLVHAGVESMHGQITTIKPPHTPCLNCFFSSLPSIKSEIAILGGVAGVFGSMQAVEAIKLITGIGRPLFGRLLTGNLSSGVWEEIEIEKNPSCNVCSGL; from the coding sequence TTGAACCTTGATGAAAAATTTTCCTTAACCCAATCCGAAGTAATACGTTATAATCGTCAGATAATCATAGACAACTTTGGTGAAACTAGTCAAGTTAAATTACGAAATTCCAAGGTCGCAGTGATTGGTGTTGGAGGATTAGGTTGTCCTGCTGCTTTATATTTAGCCGCAGCAGGGATAGGCAAACTCATTCTAATTGATGATCAATATCCAGATTTGTCAAATCTTAATCGTCAAATATTGTATTGGAAGGATGATTTAGCGTTGAAGAAGAAGAAAGTAGAATCTGCTGCTTTAAAATTAAAAGAGCTCAATGATGAAGTCGAGATATCAATTGTTCCAAAAAGACTGAGCTTAGGTAATGCAAATACTCTTCTTACCGATGTAGATGTTATTCTTGATTGCACTGACAACTCAACTGCAAAAGTTGCGTTGAACTCTTTTTGTGTTGCTCAAAGAAAACCATTAGTTCACGCCGGCGTTGAAAGCATGCACGGTCAAATTACAACTATTAAACCGCCCCATACTCCTTGCCTAAATTGTTTTTTTTCTTCTTTACCTTCAATTAAATCTGAAATAGCTATATTGGGTGGAGTAGCGGGAGTTTTTGGCTCAATGCAGGCCGTTGAGGCTATCAAATTGATAACGGGTATAGGAAGACCTTTATTTGGCCGTCTTTTAACAGGGAATCTTTCGAGCGGGGTTTGGGAAGAGATAGAAATCGAAAAAAATCCATCTTGCAATGTTTGTTCAGGGCTTTGA